Proteins from a genomic interval of Cygnus olor isolate bCygOlo1 chromosome 9, bCygOlo1.pri.v2, whole genome shotgun sequence:
- the CCNL1 gene encoding cyclin-L1 isoform X2: MATGQVLFHRFFYSKSFVKHSFEIVAMACINLASKIEEAPRRIRDVINVFHHLRQLRAKRTPSPLILDQNYINTKNQVIKAERRVLKELGFCVHVKHPHKIIVMYLQVLECERNQTLVQTAWNYMNDSLRTNVFVRFQPETIACACIYLAARALQIPLPTRPHWFLLFGTTEEDIQEICLTTLKLYTRKKPNYEFLDKEVEKRKMALQEAKLKAKGLNPDGTPALSTLGGFSPASKPSSPREVKTEEKSPVPLNTKTIKKEPEERQQASKSPYNGMRKESKRSRSSRSASRSRSRTKSRSRSHTPRRHYNNRRSLSGTYSSRSRSRSRSHSGSPRRHHNHGSPHLKAKHSREELKSANRHGHKRKKSRSRSQSKSRDHSDVAKKHRHERGHHRDRRERSRSFERSHKGKHHSSSRSGHSRHRR; encoded by the exons ATGGCGACGGGGCAGGTGCTGTTTCATCGCTTCTTCTACTCCAAGTCCTTCGTCAAGCACAGCTTCGAG ATTGTTGCGATGGCCTGCATCAATCTTGCGTCCAAAATCGAAGAGGCACCTCGGCGTATAAGGGATGTGATCAACGTGTTCCATCATTTGCGCCAGCTAAGAGCAAAAAG GACTCCAAGCCCCCTGATACTTGATCAGAACTACATAAACACCAAAAATCAAGtaatcaaagcagaaaggaggGTACTGAAGGAGTTGGGATTTTGTGTTCATGTCAAGCATCCGCATAAG ATCATTGTTATGTATTTACAAGTCTTAGAGTGTGAACGTAACCAAACCCTGGTACAGACGGCCTG gAATTACATGAATGACAGCCTTCGAACAAATGTGTTTGTTCGCTTTCAGCCAGAGACTATAGCATGTGCTTGCATTTATCTCGCTGCTAGAGCTCTGCAG attccACTGCCTACCCGCCCTCACTGGTTCTTGCTCTTCGGCACTACAGAAGAGGACATTCAGGAGATCTGCTTAACAACTCTTAAGCTCTATACCAGGAAGAAG CCCAATTATGAATTTCTGGataaagaagtagaaaagaggaaaatggcaCTACAGGAAGCTAAACTGAAGGCGAAAGGTTTAAATCCAGATGGAACTCCAGCGCTCTCAACACTGGGGGGCTTTTCGCCTGCATCCAAACCAT CTTCCCCAAGAGAAGTAAAAACTGAAGAGAAGAGTCCAGTACCTCTGAATaccaaaaccattaaaaaagaGCCAGAAGAAAGGCAGCAAGCTTCGAAGAGCCCTTACAACGG catgaggaaggaaagcaagagaagcagaagcagcagaagtgctAGTCGGTCCAGGTCAAGAACAAAGTCACGGTCTCGATCTCATACTCCTAGGCGGCA CTACAATAATAGGCGGAGTCTGTCTGGGACGTACAGCTCGAGATCGAGAAGCAGGTCCCGCAGCCACAGCGGCAGCCCTCGCAGGCACCACAACCACGGCTCGCCGCATCTGAAAGCCAAGCATAGCAGGGAAGAGTTGAAGAGCGCGAACAGACACggtcacaaaaggaaaaaatcccgTTCACGTTCACAGAGCAAGTCCAGGGATCATTCTGACGTCGCCAAGAAACACAGGCACGAGCGGGGCCACCACAGAGACAGGCGCGAAAGATCCCGCTCCTTTGAGAGATCTCACAAAGGCAAGCACCACAGTAGCAGTCGGTCAGGACACAGCAGACACAGGCGCTGA
- the CCNL1 gene encoding cyclin-L1 isoform X1: MASAAALPAPPAAAAAPAAATAAAPPAPSCSAAAAAAPGILIGDRLYSEVSLTIDHSLIPEERLSPTPSMQDGLDLQCETDLRILGCELIQAAGILLRLPQVAMATGQVLFHRFFYSKSFVKHSFEIVAMACINLASKIEEAPRRIRDVINVFHHLRQLRAKRTPSPLILDQNYINTKNQVIKAERRVLKELGFCVHVKHPHKIIVMYLQVLECERNQTLVQTAWNYMNDSLRTNVFVRFQPETIACACIYLAARALQIPLPTRPHWFLLFGTTEEDIQEICLTTLKLYTRKKPNYEFLDKEVEKRKMALQEAKLKAKGLNPDGTPALSTLGGFSPASKPSSPREVKTEEKSPVPLNTKTIKKEPEERQQASKSPYNGMRKESKRSRSSRSASRSRSRTKSRSRSHTPRRHYNNRRSLSGTYSSRSRSRSRSHSGSPRRHHNHGSPHLKAKHSREELKSANRHGHKRKKSRSRSQSKSRDHSDVAKKHRHERGHHRDRRERSRSFERSHKGKHHSSSRSGHSRHRR, translated from the exons ATGGCCTccgccgccgcgctcccggccccccccgccgccgccgccgcccctgCCGCCGCCAcagccgccgccccgccggccccctcctgctccgccgccgccgccgccgccccgggcaTCCTCATCGGCGACCGGCTGTACTCGGAGGTGTCGCTGACCATCGACCACTCGCTGATCCCCGAGGAGCGCCTGTCGCCTACGCCGTCCATGCAGGACGGCCTGGACCTGCAGTGCGAGACCGACCTGCGCATCCTGGGCTGCGAGCTCATCCAGGCGGCCGGCATCCTCCTCCGCCTGCCGCAG GTGGCCATGGCGACGGGGCAGGTGCTGTTTCATCGCTTCTTCTACTCCAAGTCCTTCGTCAAGCACAGCTTCGAG ATTGTTGCGATGGCCTGCATCAATCTTGCGTCCAAAATCGAAGAGGCACCTCGGCGTATAAGGGATGTGATCAACGTGTTCCATCATTTGCGCCAGCTAAGAGCAAAAAG GACTCCAAGCCCCCTGATACTTGATCAGAACTACATAAACACCAAAAATCAAGtaatcaaagcagaaaggaggGTACTGAAGGAGTTGGGATTTTGTGTTCATGTCAAGCATCCGCATAAG ATCATTGTTATGTATTTACAAGTCTTAGAGTGTGAACGTAACCAAACCCTGGTACAGACGGCCTG gAATTACATGAATGACAGCCTTCGAACAAATGTGTTTGTTCGCTTTCAGCCAGAGACTATAGCATGTGCTTGCATTTATCTCGCTGCTAGAGCTCTGCAG attccACTGCCTACCCGCCCTCACTGGTTCTTGCTCTTCGGCACTACAGAAGAGGACATTCAGGAGATCTGCTTAACAACTCTTAAGCTCTATACCAGGAAGAAG CCCAATTATGAATTTCTGGataaagaagtagaaaagaggaaaatggcaCTACAGGAAGCTAAACTGAAGGCGAAAGGTTTAAATCCAGATGGAACTCCAGCGCTCTCAACACTGGGGGGCTTTTCGCCTGCATCCAAACCAT CTTCCCCAAGAGAAGTAAAAACTGAAGAGAAGAGTCCAGTACCTCTGAATaccaaaaccattaaaaaagaGCCAGAAGAAAGGCAGCAAGCTTCGAAGAGCCCTTACAACGG catgaggaaggaaagcaagagaagcagaagcagcagaagtgctAGTCGGTCCAGGTCAAGAACAAAGTCACGGTCTCGATCTCATACTCCTAGGCGGCA CTACAATAATAGGCGGAGTCTGTCTGGGACGTACAGCTCGAGATCGAGAAGCAGGTCCCGCAGCCACAGCGGCAGCCCTCGCAGGCACCACAACCACGGCTCGCCGCATCTGAAAGCCAAGCATAGCAGGGAAGAGTTGAAGAGCGCGAACAGACACggtcacaaaaggaaaaaatcccgTTCACGTTCACAGAGCAAGTCCAGGGATCATTCTGACGTCGCCAAGAAACACAGGCACGAGCGGGGCCACCACAGAGACAGGCGCGAAAGATCCCGCTCCTTTGAGAGATCTCACAAAGGCAAGCACCACAGTAGCAGTCGGTCAGGACACAGCAGACACAGGCGCTGA